Proteins from a genomic interval of Crassostrea angulata isolate pt1a10 chromosome 7, ASM2561291v2, whole genome shotgun sequence:
- the LOC128156909 gene encoding uncharacterized protein LOC128156909 gives MNGQLSCSFILDLIILCCCVYSCSSTCRRRNCKTRKSRILLNESNTYMNMWNKCVLRSDCRDNGFKKRFKNSPKMFHRLSPFDISARTSLAQQCVEQIANDDMCFEVKNSNLTFCVFKNSDIRSKKGFQNSPKMIPQKCIEQVTKADMCFEVKNSNSTFCVFKNTEQFFLYGIHIYTPVQISTMIGDGLCALCCRSIYDKDIERCVFKFCSSLDQRKKMCKF, from the exons atgAATGGACAGCTTTCCTGTAGTTTCATTTTGGATCTTATTATTCTTTGCTGCTGTGTGTATTCCT GTTCATCTACATGTCGTCGAAGGAACTGTAAAACTCGAAAAAGCAGAATTCTGTTGAATG AATCCAACACGTATATGAATATGTGGAACAAGTGCGTTTTACGATCCGATTGCCGAG ATAATGGATTCAAAAAGAGATTTAAAAATTCACCGAAAATGTTTC ATCGTCTCAGTCCATTCGACATCAGTGCTCGAACATCTTTAG CCCAGCAGTGCGTTGAACAAATTGCAAACGATGATATGTGCTTTGAGGTGAAGAATTCAAATCTcacattttgtgtttttaaaaattcag aTATTAGATCTAAAAAGGGATTCCAAAATTCACCGAAAATGATTC CCCAGAAGTGCATTGAACAAGTTACAAAAGCTGATATGTGCTTTGAGGTGAAGAATTCGAATTCcacattttgtgtttttaaaaatacag aacaaTTCTTTTTATACGGAATTCATATATATACACCGGTACAGATTAGCACGATGATTGGAGATGGACTATGCGCATTATGTTGTCGGTCCATTTATGACAAGGATATAGAACGCTgtgtatttaaattttgttcgAGTCTAGATCAGcgtaaaaaaatgtgtaaattttgA